A genomic window from Silene latifolia isolate original U9 population chromosome 11, ASM4854445v1, whole genome shotgun sequence includes:
- the LOC141613501 gene encoding uncharacterized protein LOC141613501: protein MYSYWASMFILPKGVLNRVAVICRKFLWEWGTKFNKAPPLAWHKVRSPKKEGGLGLKNNQYWNAALIGKLVLWVSVRPDKLWVQWVHHVYLKDGGWTIGTKGYTVQSCYNSIMEQRSEVDWYKAVWRPLSIPKHSFVAWLISHQALMLKDRLFQYRVSNDNLCCICALAVENHPHLFQDYLYSRAVFQKVASLLECNLGQSDHLKQISGNRWSKQKKIVATSVALVVWYLV, encoded by the exons ATGTACTCATACTGGGCTTCTATGTTTATTTTGCCAAAAGGTGTGCTGAACAGAGTAGCTGTTATCTGTAGAAAGTTTTTATGGGAATGGGGTACTAAATTCAACAAAGCACCCCCTTTGGCCTGGCACAAAGTGCGTTCTCCAAAGAAAGAAGGGGGCCTTGGGCTCAAAAATAATCAGTATTGGAATGCAGCTCTTATTGGTAAGTTGGTTTTGTGGGTCTCAGTGAGACCTGATAAGCTTTGGGTTCAATGGGTTCACCATGTGTACTTAAAAG ATGGTGGGTGGACAATTGGAACAAAGGGATATACTGTACAGAGTTGCTACAATTCGATTATGGAGCAGAGATCTGAGGTGGACTGGTACAAGGCTGTTTGGAGACCTTTGTCTATCCCCAAACATTCCTTTGTGGCATGGCTTATCTCTCATCAAGCTCTTATGTTGAAAGATAGGTTGTTTCAGTATAGGGTGTCAAATGATAATTTGTGTTGCATCTGTGCTCTTGCTGTGGAAAATCATCCGCACCTTTTCCAGGACTACCTATACAGTAGAGCAGTTTTTCAGAAAGTTGCAAGCTTGTTGGAATGCAATCTTGGGCAGTCTGATCATTTGAAGCAGATATCTGGAAATCGCTGGAGTAAGCAAAAGAAAATAGTCGCTACCTCTGTGGCACTTGTAGTTTGGTACCTGGTTTAG